One Scophthalmus maximus strain ysfricsl-2021 chromosome 1, ASM2237912v1, whole genome shotgun sequence genomic region harbors:
- the LOC118289084 gene encoding uncharacterized protein LOC118289084 isoform X1, producing MSTDRPKRNIIKKKYDISDGMPWYEERLVRKVLFLSLREFRNTHRATHSHSHSHIHTRARKRTSNNALLHCASRQTSTLPNTHAQRNTRNRRNVHESQSGKVAHGQKNTQNAHISKHIRRQEQTDRGIRTNLSQAPPTPKTKCTYTLQNMRTQSETCPGKITTHDARRRRTSPTRTLRSQTTHGSRSLHNNKQTQSKKHSEKTSCCAAASGNTRMMMSDLATPRTLRSRAPMGLGGPRVNGLSRCQPLLSASPSRGWSVETRPQRRRLANTHCDKDDPANKRPRLQAQRKFAQSPPSSPGPAALMSSTRRGPSVAVVTCLTRRRPKTEDFLSFLCLRGSAALPSNMAFLANGREKMSSDTRHFTSCLSASHRTVADGKKTNVFSRTTEQRDSRSLRGRCSLDPPTPREQCRKKREEEQRRRKREEEQRRRRERMEKERRERAERHLLRPRQLPLKVRRTNKVAMVTAQHRTSSVRSVPPSKPRAGVGSIRSPRPCTRSNNTCKLRGRAQETSNKHLSRQSNHQLPRKQHLPLHHRPVSNHYSNPKTFSSLQNSGNVSGRIPAHMPSTNGSVVTPLNEKPGILRLSRRRRGLPPDTSPAPLSRVSLDKTSSKKSRTLQYNHGDVSLESHCHTGEMLQKEASADEDVPEECVSHMVKTIGSNDDKLEQDGCGYVGEMSFETGSCIREDLQDQVNVGKLSLASVADLEPSQEKISLIDVISDYDLSPVSEVMCRHVREKRLRRNQPTSSTIPKTITSTAATSRTSLTKAAYNSKTPAYVYTDPPGTYSAKHTGKVTSKGTIKDLTKCTSPASSYSIHNPQGAAEDSSNGTTEDSTTDTVLVGSSSTFKGATKGLNQTKSTTSAMKTRTSPRILLKH from the exons TGGGATGCCGTGGTATGAAGAGCGTCTGGTCCGCAaagttctcttcctctccctcagggAATTCAGGAACACACATCGTGCCACGCACtcgcactcacactcacacatacatacacgcgCACGCAAACGGACGTCCAACAACGCACTCTTACACTGTGCGTCACGACAGACGTCGACGCTGcccaacacacacgctcagaggAACACGCGCAACCGACGCAACGTCCACGAGTCGCAGTCGGGAAAAGTCGCGCacggacagaaaaacacacaaaacgcacacatttcaaaacacataCGCCGTCAGGAACAAACCGACAGAGGGATAAGAACCAACTTGtctcaggctccgcccacaccAAAAACTAAATGTACCTACACGCTGCAGAACATGCGGACGCAGTCGGAGACGTGTCCGGGGAAGATCACAACACACGACGCTCGGCGGAGGCGGACGTCACCGACCAGGACGCTGCGTTCACAGACAACGCACGGAAGTCGGTCgctgcacaacaacaaacagacacaaagtaaaaaacactCAGAGAAAACCAGCTGCTGCGCTGCTGCTTCTGGAAACACACGGATGATGATGAGTGACCTCGCCACGCCCAGAACCCTGAGGTCACGCGCTCCCATGGGCCTCGGCG GCCCCCGGGTCAACGGCCTGAGCCGCTGTCAGCCGCTCCTGTCGGCGAGTCCCAGCAGGGGTTGGTCCGTAGAGACCCGCCCCCAGCGCCGACGTCTCGCCAACACTCACTGTGACAAGGACGACCCAGCAAACAAGAG accAAGGCTGCAGGCACAGAGGAAGTTTGCCCAGTCTCCTCCCAGCTCTCCAGGACCAGCAGCCCTGATGTCATCAACGCGGCGCGGCCCCAGCGTGGCCGTGGTCACGTGTCTGACCCGGCGTCGACCCAAGACAGAGGATTTCTTGTCTTTCCTCTGTTTGAGAG GTTCAGCAGCGTTGCCAAGCAACATGGCCTTCTTGGCAAATGGACGAGAGAAGATGTCGTCTGATACTCGtcatttcacttcctgtctttccGCCAGTCACAGGACTGTTGctgatggaaagaaaacaaatgtattcagtCGGACAACAG AGCAGCGAGACTCCCGGTCTCTGAGAGGGAGGTGCTCCCTCGACCCTCCGACTCCCCGAGAGCAGtgcaggaagaagagggaggaggagcagaggaggaggaagagggaggaggagcagaggaggaggagggagaggatggagaaggagaggagggagagagctgaGCGACACCTCCTGAGACCTCGCCAGCTCCCCCTAAAGGTCAGGAGGACCAACAAG gttgccatggtgactgcTCAACACAGAACCTCCAGTGTCAGGTCAGTTCCTCCCTCGAAGCCTCGTGCCGGGGTTGGCAGCATACGATCCCCCAGACCCTGCACGAGGTCAAACAATACCTGTAAACTGAGGGGCCGAGCCCAGGAAACCAGCAACAAACACCTCTCCCGGCAAAGCAACCACCAGCTGCCTCGAAAACAgcatcttcctcttcaccacCGACCCGTCTCTAACCACTATAGCAACCCCAAGACCTTCAGCAGTCTCCAGAACTCAGGAAACGTGTCCGGCAGGATTCCTGCCCATATGCCATCGACTAACGGCTCAGTCGTCACACCGCTGAATGAGAAGCCCGGGATCCTGAGGTTGTCCAGAAGGAGGAGAGGTCTCCCTCCAGACACCAGCCCTGCCCCACTCAGTCGCGTTTCTTTGGACAAAACTTCATCCAAGAAGAGCAGAACACTGCAGTACAACCATGGCGATGTCTCACTGGAGAGCCACTGCCACACTGGTGAAATGCTGCAGAAGGAGGCCAGTGCCGATGAAGATGTTccagaggagtgtgtgagccATATGGTTAAAACCATCGGTAGCAACGATGACAAACTTGAACAGGACGGATGTGGCTATGTTGGAGAGATGAGTTTCGAGACAGGCAGTTGTATTCGTGAAGACTTACAGGATCAGGTAAATGTTGGAAAGTTGAGTTTGGCGAGCGTCGCTGATCTGGAGCCCTCTCAAGAGAAGATCAGCTTAATCGACGTCATCTCAGACTATGACCTCAGCCCCGTCAGCGAGGTCATGTGCAGACACGTGAGAGAAAAAAGGCTCCGGAGAAATCAACCCACTTCATCCACGATCCCCAAGACGATTACCAGCACCGCTGCCACTTCTAGGACTTCTTTAACTAAAGCTGCTTACAACTCAAAGACGCCTGCATACGTGTACACTGACCCACCAGGAACTTATTCTGCCAAGCACACTGGTAAAGTAACTAGCAAAGGTACCATCAAGGACTTGACCAAGTGTACTTCACCAGCCAGCAGTTACTCTATCCATAATCCCCAAGGTGCTGCAGAAGACTCTTCCAATGGAACCACAGAGGACTCGACGACGGACACTGTACTTGTCGGTAGCTCGAGCACTTTCAAGGGCGCGACAAAGGGCCTTAACCAGACCAAGTCTACTACCTCAGCGATGAAGACCAGGACCAGCCCTCGAATCCTTCTGAAGCACTAA
- the LOC118289084 gene encoding uncharacterized protein LOC118289084 isoform X2, protein MSTDRPKRNIIKKKYDISDGMPWYEERLVRKVLFLSLREFRNTHRATHSHSHSHIHTRARKRTSNNALLHCASRQTSTLPNTHAQRNTRNRRNVHESQSGKVAHGQKNTQNAHISKHIRRQEQTDRGIRTNLSQAPPTPKTKCTYTLQNMRTQSETCPGKITTHDARRRRTSPTRTLRSQTTHGSRSLHNNKQTQSKKHSEKTSCCAAASGNTRMMMSDLATPRTLRSRAPMGLGGPRVNGLSRCQPLLSASPSRGWSVETRPQRRRLANTHCDKDDPANKRPRLQAQRKFAQSPPSSPGPAALMSSTRRGPSVAVVTCLTRRRPKTEDFLSFLCLRGSAALPSNMAFLANGREKMSSDTRHFTSCLSASHRTVADGKKTNVFSRTTEQRDSRSLRGRCSLDPPTPREQCRKKREEEQRRRKREEEQRRRRERMEKERRERAERHLLRPRQLPLKVAMVTAQHRTSSVRSVPPSKPRAGVGSIRSPRPCTRSNNTCKLRGRAQETSNKHLSRQSNHQLPRKQHLPLHHRPVSNHYSNPKTFSSLQNSGNVSGRIPAHMPSTNGSVVTPLNEKPGILRLSRRRRGLPPDTSPAPLSRVSLDKTSSKKSRTLQYNHGDVSLESHCHTGEMLQKEASADEDVPEECVSHMVKTIGSNDDKLEQDGCGYVGEMSFETGSCIREDLQDQVNVGKLSLASVADLEPSQEKISLIDVISDYDLSPVSEVMCRHVREKRLRRNQPTSSTIPKTITSTAATSRTSLTKAAYNSKTPAYVYTDPPGTYSAKHTGKVTSKGTIKDLTKCTSPASSYSIHNPQGAAEDSSNGTTEDSTTDTVLVGSSSTFKGATKGLNQTKSTTSAMKTRTSPRILLKH, encoded by the exons TGGGATGCCGTGGTATGAAGAGCGTCTGGTCCGCAaagttctcttcctctccctcagggAATTCAGGAACACACATCGTGCCACGCACtcgcactcacactcacacatacatacacgcgCACGCAAACGGACGTCCAACAACGCACTCTTACACTGTGCGTCACGACAGACGTCGACGCTGcccaacacacacgctcagaggAACACGCGCAACCGACGCAACGTCCACGAGTCGCAGTCGGGAAAAGTCGCGCacggacagaaaaacacacaaaacgcacacatttcaaaacacataCGCCGTCAGGAACAAACCGACAGAGGGATAAGAACCAACTTGtctcaggctccgcccacaccAAAAACTAAATGTACCTACACGCTGCAGAACATGCGGACGCAGTCGGAGACGTGTCCGGGGAAGATCACAACACACGACGCTCGGCGGAGGCGGACGTCACCGACCAGGACGCTGCGTTCACAGACAACGCACGGAAGTCGGTCgctgcacaacaacaaacagacacaaagtaaaaaacactCAGAGAAAACCAGCTGCTGCGCTGCTGCTTCTGGAAACACACGGATGATGATGAGTGACCTCGCCACGCCCAGAACCCTGAGGTCACGCGCTCCCATGGGCCTCGGCG GCCCCCGGGTCAACGGCCTGAGCCGCTGTCAGCCGCTCCTGTCGGCGAGTCCCAGCAGGGGTTGGTCCGTAGAGACCCGCCCCCAGCGCCGACGTCTCGCCAACACTCACTGTGACAAGGACGACCCAGCAAACAAGAG accAAGGCTGCAGGCACAGAGGAAGTTTGCCCAGTCTCCTCCCAGCTCTCCAGGACCAGCAGCCCTGATGTCATCAACGCGGCGCGGCCCCAGCGTGGCCGTGGTCACGTGTCTGACCCGGCGTCGACCCAAGACAGAGGATTTCTTGTCTTTCCTCTGTTTGAGAG GTTCAGCAGCGTTGCCAAGCAACATGGCCTTCTTGGCAAATGGACGAGAGAAGATGTCGTCTGATACTCGtcatttcacttcctgtctttccGCCAGTCACAGGACTGTTGctgatggaaagaaaacaaatgtattcagtCGGACAACAG AGCAGCGAGACTCCCGGTCTCTGAGAGGGAGGTGCTCCCTCGACCCTCCGACTCCCCGAGAGCAGtgcaggaagaagagggaggaggagcagaggaggaggaagagggaggaggagcagaggaggaggagggagaggatggagaaggagaggagggagagagctgaGCGACACCTCCTGAGACCTCGCCAGCTCCCCCTAAAG gttgccatggtgactgcTCAACACAGAACCTCCAGTGTCAGGTCAGTTCCTCCCTCGAAGCCTCGTGCCGGGGTTGGCAGCATACGATCCCCCAGACCCTGCACGAGGTCAAACAATACCTGTAAACTGAGGGGCCGAGCCCAGGAAACCAGCAACAAACACCTCTCCCGGCAAAGCAACCACCAGCTGCCTCGAAAACAgcatcttcctcttcaccacCGACCCGTCTCTAACCACTATAGCAACCCCAAGACCTTCAGCAGTCTCCAGAACTCAGGAAACGTGTCCGGCAGGATTCCTGCCCATATGCCATCGACTAACGGCTCAGTCGTCACACCGCTGAATGAGAAGCCCGGGATCCTGAGGTTGTCCAGAAGGAGGAGAGGTCTCCCTCCAGACACCAGCCCTGCCCCACTCAGTCGCGTTTCTTTGGACAAAACTTCATCCAAGAAGAGCAGAACACTGCAGTACAACCATGGCGATGTCTCACTGGAGAGCCACTGCCACACTGGTGAAATGCTGCAGAAGGAGGCCAGTGCCGATGAAGATGTTccagaggagtgtgtgagccATATGGTTAAAACCATCGGTAGCAACGATGACAAACTTGAACAGGACGGATGTGGCTATGTTGGAGAGATGAGTTTCGAGACAGGCAGTTGTATTCGTGAAGACTTACAGGATCAGGTAAATGTTGGAAAGTTGAGTTTGGCGAGCGTCGCTGATCTGGAGCCCTCTCAAGAGAAGATCAGCTTAATCGACGTCATCTCAGACTATGACCTCAGCCCCGTCAGCGAGGTCATGTGCAGACACGTGAGAGAAAAAAGGCTCCGGAGAAATCAACCCACTTCATCCACGATCCCCAAGACGATTACCAGCACCGCTGCCACTTCTAGGACTTCTTTAACTAAAGCTGCTTACAACTCAAAGACGCCTGCATACGTGTACACTGACCCACCAGGAACTTATTCTGCCAAGCACACTGGTAAAGTAACTAGCAAAGGTACCATCAAGGACTTGACCAAGTGTACTTCACCAGCCAGCAGTTACTCTATCCATAATCCCCAAGGTGCTGCAGAAGACTCTTCCAATGGAACCACAGAGGACTCGACGACGGACACTGTACTTGTCGGTAGCTCGAGCACTTTCAAGGGCGCGACAAAGGGCCTTAACCAGACCAAGTCTACTACCTCAGCGATGAAGACCAGGACCAGCCCTCGAATCCTTCTGAAGCACTAA
- the LOC118289084 gene encoding protein Jumonji-like isoform X5, producing MGCRGPRVNGLSRCQPLLSASPSRGWSVETRPQRRRLANTHCDKDDPANKRPRLQAQRKFAQSPPSSPGPAALMSSTRRGPSVAVVTCLTRRRPKTEDFLSFLCLRGSAALPSNMAFLANGREKMSSDTRHFTSCLSASHRTVADGKKTNVFSRTTEQRDSRSLRGRCSLDPPTPREQCRKKREEEQRRRKREEEQRRRRERMEKERRERAERHLLRPRQLPLKVRRTNKVAMVTAQHRTSSVRSVPPSKPRAGVGSIRSPRPCTRSNNTCKLRGRAQETSNKHLSRQSNHQLPRKQHLPLHHRPVSNHYSNPKTFSSLQNSGNVSGRIPAHMPSTNGSVVTPLNEKPGILRLSRRRRGLPPDTSPAPLSRVSLDKTSSKKSRTLQYNHGDVSLESHCHTGEMLQKEASADEDVPEECVSHMVKTIGSNDDKLEQDGCGYVGEMSFETGSCIREDLQDQVNVGKLSLASVADLEPSQEKISLIDVISDYDLSPVSEVMCRHVREKRLRRNQPTSSTIPKTITSTAATSRTSLTKAAYNSKTPAYVYTDPPGTYSAKHTGKVTSKGTIKDLTKCTSPASSYSIHNPQGAAEDSSNGTTEDSTTDTVLVGSSSTFKGATKGLNQTKSTTSAMKTRTSPRILLKH from the exons TGGGATGCCGTG GCCCCCGGGTCAACGGCCTGAGCCGCTGTCAGCCGCTCCTGTCGGCGAGTCCCAGCAGGGGTTGGTCCGTAGAGACCCGCCCCCAGCGCCGACGTCTCGCCAACACTCACTGTGACAAGGACGACCCAGCAAACAAGAG accAAGGCTGCAGGCACAGAGGAAGTTTGCCCAGTCTCCTCCCAGCTCTCCAGGACCAGCAGCCCTGATGTCATCAACGCGGCGCGGCCCCAGCGTGGCCGTGGTCACGTGTCTGACCCGGCGTCGACCCAAGACAGAGGATTTCTTGTCTTTCCTCTGTTTGAGAG GTTCAGCAGCGTTGCCAAGCAACATGGCCTTCTTGGCAAATGGACGAGAGAAGATGTCGTCTGATACTCGtcatttcacttcctgtctttccGCCAGTCACAGGACTGTTGctgatggaaagaaaacaaatgtattcagtCGGACAACAG AGCAGCGAGACTCCCGGTCTCTGAGAGGGAGGTGCTCCCTCGACCCTCCGACTCCCCGAGAGCAGtgcaggaagaagagggaggaggagcagaggaggaggaagagggaggaggagcagaggaggaggagggagaggatggagaaggagaggagggagagagctgaGCGACACCTCCTGAGACCTCGCCAGCTCCCCCTAAAGGTCAGGAGGACCAACAAG gttgccatggtgactgcTCAACACAGAACCTCCAGTGTCAGGTCAGTTCCTCCCTCGAAGCCTCGTGCCGGGGTTGGCAGCATACGATCCCCCAGACCCTGCACGAGGTCAAACAATACCTGTAAACTGAGGGGCCGAGCCCAGGAAACCAGCAACAAACACCTCTCCCGGCAAAGCAACCACCAGCTGCCTCGAAAACAgcatcttcctcttcaccacCGACCCGTCTCTAACCACTATAGCAACCCCAAGACCTTCAGCAGTCTCCAGAACTCAGGAAACGTGTCCGGCAGGATTCCTGCCCATATGCCATCGACTAACGGCTCAGTCGTCACACCGCTGAATGAGAAGCCCGGGATCCTGAGGTTGTCCAGAAGGAGGAGAGGTCTCCCTCCAGACACCAGCCCTGCCCCACTCAGTCGCGTTTCTTTGGACAAAACTTCATCCAAGAAGAGCAGAACACTGCAGTACAACCATGGCGATGTCTCACTGGAGAGCCACTGCCACACTGGTGAAATGCTGCAGAAGGAGGCCAGTGCCGATGAAGATGTTccagaggagtgtgtgagccATATGGTTAAAACCATCGGTAGCAACGATGACAAACTTGAACAGGACGGATGTGGCTATGTTGGAGAGATGAGTTTCGAGACAGGCAGTTGTATTCGTGAAGACTTACAGGATCAGGTAAATGTTGGAAAGTTGAGTTTGGCGAGCGTCGCTGATCTGGAGCCCTCTCAAGAGAAGATCAGCTTAATCGACGTCATCTCAGACTATGACCTCAGCCCCGTCAGCGAGGTCATGTGCAGACACGTGAGAGAAAAAAGGCTCCGGAGAAATCAACCCACTTCATCCACGATCCCCAAGACGATTACCAGCACCGCTGCCACTTCTAGGACTTCTTTAACTAAAGCTGCTTACAACTCAAAGACGCCTGCATACGTGTACACTGACCCACCAGGAACTTATTCTGCCAAGCACACTGGTAAAGTAACTAGCAAAGGTACCATCAAGGACTTGACCAAGTGTACTTCACCAGCCAGCAGTTACTCTATCCATAATCCCCAAGGTGCTGCAGAAGACTCTTCCAATGGAACCACAGAGGACTCGACGACGGACACTGTACTTGTCGGTAGCTCGAGCACTTTCAAGGGCGCGACAAAGGGCCTTAACCAGACCAAGTCTACTACCTCAGCGATGAAGACCAGGACCAGCCCTCGAATCCTTCTGAAGCACTAA
- the LOC118289084 gene encoding uncharacterized protein LOC118289084 isoform X3, translating into MPWYEERLVRKVLFLSLREFRNTHRATHSHSHSHIHTRARKRTSNNALLHCASRQTSTLPNTHAQRNTRNRRNVHESQSGKVAHGQKNTQNAHISKHIRRQEQTDRGIRTNLSQAPPTPKTKCTYTLQNMRTQSETCPGKITTHDARRRRTSPTRTLRSQTTHGSRSLHNNKQTQSKKHSEKTSCCAAASGNTRMMMSDLATPRTLRSRAPMGLGGPRVNGLSRCQPLLSASPSRGWSVETRPQRRRLANTHCDKDDPANKRPRLQAQRKFAQSPPSSPGPAALMSSTRRGPSVAVVTCLTRRRPKTEDFLSFLCLRGSAALPSNMAFLANGREKMSSDTRHFTSCLSASHRTVADGKKTNVFSRTTEQRDSRSLRGRCSLDPPTPREQCRKKREEEQRRRKREEEQRRRRERMEKERRERAERHLLRPRQLPLKVRRTNKVAMVTAQHRTSSVRSVPPSKPRAGVGSIRSPRPCTRSNNTCKLRGRAQETSNKHLSRQSNHQLPRKQHLPLHHRPVSNHYSNPKTFSSLQNSGNVSGRIPAHMPSTNGSVVTPLNEKPGILRLSRRRRGLPPDTSPAPLSRVSLDKTSSKKSRTLQYNHGDVSLESHCHTGEMLQKEASADEDVPEECVSHMVKTIGSNDDKLEQDGCGYVGEMSFETGSCIREDLQDQVNVGKLSLASVADLEPSQEKISLIDVISDYDLSPVSEVMCRHVREKRLRRNQPTSSTIPKTITSTAATSRTSLTKAAYNSKTPAYVYTDPPGTYSAKHTGKVTSKGTIKDLTKCTSPASSYSIHNPQGAAEDSSNGTTEDSTTDTVLVGSSSTFKGATKGLNQTKSTTSAMKTRTSPRILLKH; encoded by the exons ATGCCGTGGTATGAAGAGCGTCTGGTCCGCAaagttctcttcctctccctcagggAATTCAGGAACACACATCGTGCCACGCACtcgcactcacactcacacatacatacacgcgCACGCAAACGGACGTCCAACAACGCACTCTTACACTGTGCGTCACGACAGACGTCGACGCTGcccaacacacacgctcagaggAACACGCGCAACCGACGCAACGTCCACGAGTCGCAGTCGGGAAAAGTCGCGCacggacagaaaaacacacaaaacgcacacatttcaaaacacataCGCCGTCAGGAACAAACCGACAGAGGGATAAGAACCAACTTGtctcaggctccgcccacaccAAAAACTAAATGTACCTACACGCTGCAGAACATGCGGACGCAGTCGGAGACGTGTCCGGGGAAGATCACAACACACGACGCTCGGCGGAGGCGGACGTCACCGACCAGGACGCTGCGTTCACAGACAACGCACGGAAGTCGGTCgctgcacaacaacaaacagacacaaagtaaaaaacactCAGAGAAAACCAGCTGCTGCGCTGCTGCTTCTGGAAACACACGGATGATGATGAGTGACCTCGCCACGCCCAGAACCCTGAGGTCACGCGCTCCCATGGGCCTCGGCG GCCCCCGGGTCAACGGCCTGAGCCGCTGTCAGCCGCTCCTGTCGGCGAGTCCCAGCAGGGGTTGGTCCGTAGAGACCCGCCCCCAGCGCCGACGTCTCGCCAACACTCACTGTGACAAGGACGACCCAGCAAACAAGAG accAAGGCTGCAGGCACAGAGGAAGTTTGCCCAGTCTCCTCCCAGCTCTCCAGGACCAGCAGCCCTGATGTCATCAACGCGGCGCGGCCCCAGCGTGGCCGTGGTCACGTGTCTGACCCGGCGTCGACCCAAGACAGAGGATTTCTTGTCTTTCCTCTGTTTGAGAG GTTCAGCAGCGTTGCCAAGCAACATGGCCTTCTTGGCAAATGGACGAGAGAAGATGTCGTCTGATACTCGtcatttcacttcctgtctttccGCCAGTCACAGGACTGTTGctgatggaaagaaaacaaatgtattcagtCGGACAACAG AGCAGCGAGACTCCCGGTCTCTGAGAGGGAGGTGCTCCCTCGACCCTCCGACTCCCCGAGAGCAGtgcaggaagaagagggaggaggagcagaggaggaggaagagggaggaggagcagaggaggaggagggagaggatggagaaggagaggagggagagagctgaGCGACACCTCCTGAGACCTCGCCAGCTCCCCCTAAAGGTCAGGAGGACCAACAAG gttgccatggtgactgcTCAACACAGAACCTCCAGTGTCAGGTCAGTTCCTCCCTCGAAGCCTCGTGCCGGGGTTGGCAGCATACGATCCCCCAGACCCTGCACGAGGTCAAACAATACCTGTAAACTGAGGGGCCGAGCCCAGGAAACCAGCAACAAACACCTCTCCCGGCAAAGCAACCACCAGCTGCCTCGAAAACAgcatcttcctcttcaccacCGACCCGTCTCTAACCACTATAGCAACCCCAAGACCTTCAGCAGTCTCCAGAACTCAGGAAACGTGTCCGGCAGGATTCCTGCCCATATGCCATCGACTAACGGCTCAGTCGTCACACCGCTGAATGAGAAGCCCGGGATCCTGAGGTTGTCCAGAAGGAGGAGAGGTCTCCCTCCAGACACCAGCCCTGCCCCACTCAGTCGCGTTTCTTTGGACAAAACTTCATCCAAGAAGAGCAGAACACTGCAGTACAACCATGGCGATGTCTCACTGGAGAGCCACTGCCACACTGGTGAAATGCTGCAGAAGGAGGCCAGTGCCGATGAAGATGTTccagaggagtgtgtgagccATATGGTTAAAACCATCGGTAGCAACGATGACAAACTTGAACAGGACGGATGTGGCTATGTTGGAGAGATGAGTTTCGAGACAGGCAGTTGTATTCGTGAAGACTTACAGGATCAGGTAAATGTTGGAAAGTTGAGTTTGGCGAGCGTCGCTGATCTGGAGCCCTCTCAAGAGAAGATCAGCTTAATCGACGTCATCTCAGACTATGACCTCAGCCCCGTCAGCGAGGTCATGTGCAGACACGTGAGAGAAAAAAGGCTCCGGAGAAATCAACCCACTTCATCCACGATCCCCAAGACGATTACCAGCACCGCTGCCACTTCTAGGACTTCTTTAACTAAAGCTGCTTACAACTCAAAGACGCCTGCATACGTGTACACTGACCCACCAGGAACTTATTCTGCCAAGCACACTGGTAAAGTAACTAGCAAAGGTACCATCAAGGACTTGACCAAGTGTACTTCACCAGCCAGCAGTTACTCTATCCATAATCCCCAAGGTGCTGCAGAAGACTCTTCCAATGGAACCACAGAGGACTCGACGACGGACACTGTACTTGTCGGTAGCTCGAGCACTTTCAAGGGCGCGACAAAGGGCCTTAACCAGACCAAGTCTACTACCTCAGCGATGAAGACCAGGACCAGCCCTCGAATCCTTCTGAAGCACTAA